In Oryza sativa Japonica Group chromosome 2, ASM3414082v1, the following are encoded in one genomic region:
- the LOC9266998 gene encoding shugoshin-1 isoform 1 (isoform 1 is encoded by transcript variant 1), which produces MAAAAGAAARGGGVIPAGKGGSLRSPGKPVVLADITNTGRPNPTGSVHAIADVLKENAKLRHLLAERNKVIEVSRVELQKIRLALQAMQQKNLQLVQANSQMFAEINQGKDRIKLLQHELACTIAVLKVKGSELEKMSKTSNNQQNRAKILEKKTRSSKCAPTKAHQMAAGSIREHLVEIQSVPSYTSCHEPPQDKTNKRCTNRRKSESCEVTMDTNTVQHSCRPHVEYNGSSHDDDPRKTRRRRSARLNPGSFEVAEICDKLHEDATVPSAPSSNVPKLQEPNAGKDMICGGKMKSLQKELPCDAIAQVVEAPELKKKRSMHTQKEVYLEEIQEAGSSVAGGEAHKFDIEDPEPPRKSMRIDANKRKLESFESRLASNKEDCINAICDSTSSVPIQHEQKRKLSRRKSSRLDPGPWEVTNGTFEIVQEDTVAPSAPSSSNALIEQTKNDMQNDRSCSTKPSDEQVIGRRSSVGRPSRRAAEKIVSYKEVPLNIKMRRP; this is translated from the exons ATGGCGGCCGCTGCAG GggcagcggcgcgcggtggCGGTGTGATCCCGGCCGGTAAGGGTGGCAGCCTTCGGTCGCCGGGGAAACCCGTCGTGCTCGCCGACATCACCAACACCGGGAGGCCCAACCCTACTGGATCCGTCCACGCCATCGCTGACGTCCTCAAG GAGAACGCCAAGTTGCGTCATCTGCTTGCTGAGCGAAA CAAAGTCATTGAAGTCAGCAGAGTAGAGTTGCAGAAAATCCGCCTCGCACTGCAAGCCATGCAGCAGAAGAACTTGCAACTCGTGCAGGCTAATTCGCAGATGTTTGCG GAAATAAATCAAGGAAAAGATAGA ATCAAGTTATTGCAACATGAACTTGCATGCACAATAGCCGTGCTCAAAGTAAAGGGTTCTGAACTCGAG AAGATGAGTAAGACTTCTAACAATCAACAAAATAGAGCAAAGATATTG GAGAAAAAAACCAGGTCTTCCAAATGCGCACCAACTAAGGCTCATCAAATGGCTGCAGGTTCTATTAGAGAACATTTGGTTGAAATTCAAT CTGTGCCATCTTATACTAGCTGTCATGAGCCTCCACAGGATAAAACAAACAAGAG GTGCACAAATAGGCGGAAGTCAGAATCATGTGAAGTTACAATGGATACCAACACAGTGCAACATAGCTGCAGACCTCATGTGGAATATAATGGGTCATCGCATGATGATGATCCAAG AAAAACTCGACGGAGAAGGTCTGCCAGATTGAACCCTGGATCTTTTGAGGTCGCAGAGATCTGTGATAAATTGCATGAGGATGCTACTGTTCCTTCGGCTCCTAGTTCTAATGTTCCAAAGCTGCAGGAACCAAATGCTGGAAAAGATATG ATTTGTGGTGGCAAGATGAAGTCATTGCAAAAAGAACTTCCATGTGATGCAATAGCGCAAGTAGTAGAGGCTCCAGAACTCAAG AAAAAACGAAGTATGCACACACAAAAGGAAGTGTATCTGGAG GAGATACAAGAAGCAGGTTCCAGCGTTGCTGGAGGTGAGGCGCATAAATTTGATATTGAGGATCCAGAGCCACCAAG AAAATCAATGCGTATTGATGCAAACAAACGGAAGCTGGAATCATTTGAGAGTCGATTGGCCTCGAACAAAGAGGACTGCATCAATGCCATATGCGACTCAACTTCAAGCGTGCCAATTCAGCATGAACAAAAGAG AAAATTGTCAAGGAGAAAATCCTCAAGACTGGACCCTGGACCTTGGGAGGTCACAAATGGCACTTTTGAAATTGTCCAGGAAGATACAGTTGCCCCGTCTGCTCCTTCCAGTTCAAATGCTTTGATCGAGCAGACCAAAAATGATATGCAAAACGACCGCAGTTGCTCGACTAAACCTTCTGACGAGCAGGTGATAGGTAGAAGATCTTCAGTTGGGAGGCCCTCAAGACGGGCAGCAGAAAAGATAGTCTCCTACAAGGAGGTGCCCTTGAATATTAAGATGCGACGACCATGA
- the LOC9266998 gene encoding shugoshin-1 isoform X4, protein MAAAAGAAARGGGVIPAGKGGSLRSPGKPVVLADITNTGRPNPTGSVHAIADVLKENAKLRHLLAERNKVIEVSRVELQKIRLALQAMQQKNLQLVQANSQMFAEINQGKDRIKLLQHELACTIAVLKVKGSELEKMSKTSNNQQNRAKILEKKTRSSKCAPTKAHQMAAGSIREHLVEIQSVPSYTSCHEPPQDKTNKRCTNRRKSESCEVTMDTNTVQHSCRPHVEYNGSSHDDDPRKTRRRRSARLNPGSFEVAEICDKLHEDATVPSAPSSNVPKLQEPNAGKDMICGGKMKSLQKELPCDAIAQVVEAPELKEIQEAGSSVAGGEAHKFDIEDPEPPRKSMRIDANKRKLESFESRLASNKEDCINAICDSTSSVPIQHEQKRKLSRRKSSRLDPGPWEVTNGTFEIVQEDTVAPSAPSSSNALIEQTKNDMQNDRSCSTKPSDEQVIGRRSSVGRPSRRAAEKIVSYKEVPLNIKMRRP, encoded by the exons ATGGCGGCCGCTGCAG GggcagcggcgcgcggtggCGGTGTGATCCCGGCCGGTAAGGGTGGCAGCCTTCGGTCGCCGGGGAAACCCGTCGTGCTCGCCGACATCACCAACACCGGGAGGCCCAACCCTACTGGATCCGTCCACGCCATCGCTGACGTCCTCAAG GAGAACGCCAAGTTGCGTCATCTGCTTGCTGAGCGAAA CAAAGTCATTGAAGTCAGCAGAGTAGAGTTGCAGAAAATCCGCCTCGCACTGCAAGCCATGCAGCAGAAGAACTTGCAACTCGTGCAGGCTAATTCGCAGATGTTTGCG GAAATAAATCAAGGAAAAGATAGA ATCAAGTTATTGCAACATGAACTTGCATGCACAATAGCCGTGCTCAAAGTAAAGGGTTCTGAACTCGAG AAGATGAGTAAGACTTCTAACAATCAACAAAATAGAGCAAAGATATTG GAGAAAAAAACCAGGTCTTCCAAATGCGCACCAACTAAGGCTCATCAAATGGCTGCAGGTTCTATTAGAGAACATTTGGTTGAAATTCAAT CTGTGCCATCTTATACTAGCTGTCATGAGCCTCCACAGGATAAAACAAACAAGAG GTGCACAAATAGGCGGAAGTCAGAATCATGTGAAGTTACAATGGATACCAACACAGTGCAACATAGCTGCAGACCTCATGTGGAATATAATGGGTCATCGCATGATGATGATCCAAG AAAAACTCGACGGAGAAGGTCTGCCAGATTGAACCCTGGATCTTTTGAGGTCGCAGAGATCTGTGATAAATTGCATGAGGATGCTACTGTTCCTTCGGCTCCTAGTTCTAATGTTCCAAAGCTGCAGGAACCAAATGCTGGAAAAGATATG ATTTGTGGTGGCAAGATGAAGTCATTGCAAAAAGAACTTCCATGTGATGCAATAGCGCAAGTAGTAGAGGCTCCAGAACTCAAG GAGATACAAGAAGCAGGTTCCAGCGTTGCTGGAGGTGAGGCGCATAAATTTGATATTGAGGATCCAGAGCCACCAAG AAAATCAATGCGTATTGATGCAAACAAACGGAAGCTGGAATCATTTGAGAGTCGATTGGCCTCGAACAAAGAGGACTGCATCAATGCCATATGCGACTCAACTTCAAGCGTGCCAATTCAGCATGAACAAAAGAG AAAATTGTCAAGGAGAAAATCCTCAAGACTGGACCCTGGACCTTGGGAGGTCACAAATGGCACTTTTGAAATTGTCCAGGAAGATACAGTTGCCCCGTCTGCTCCTTCCAGTTCAAATGCTTTGATCGAGCAGACCAAAAATGATATGCAAAACGACCGCAGTTGCTCGACTAAACCTTCTGACGAGCAGGTGATAGGTAGAAGATCTTCAGTTGGGAGGCCCTCAAGACGGGCAGCAGAAAAGATAGTCTCCTACAAGGAGGTGCCCTTGAATATTAAGATGCGACGACCATGA
- the LOC9266998 gene encoding shugoshin-1 isoform X5, which translates to MAAAAGAAARGGGVIPAGKGGSLRSPGKPVVLADITNTGRPNPTGSVHAIADVLKENAKLRHLLAERNKVIEVSRVELQKIRLALQAMQQKNLQLVQANSQMFAEINQGKDRIKLLQHELACTIAVLKVKGSELEMSKTSNNQQNRAKILEKKTRSSKCAPTKAHQMAAGSIREHLVEIQSVPSYTSCHEPPQDKTNKRCTNRRKSESCEVTMDTNTVQHSCRPHVEYNGSSHDDDPRKTRRRRSARLNPGSFEVAEICDKLHEDATVPSAPSSNVPKLQEPNAGKDMICGGKMKSLQKELPCDAIAQVVEAPELKEIQEAGSSVAGGEAHKFDIEDPEPPRKSMRIDANKRKLESFESRLASNKEDCINAICDSTSSVPIQHEQKRKLSRRKSSRLDPGPWEVTNGTFEIVQEDTVAPSAPSSSNALIEQTKNDMQNDRSCSTKPSDEQVIGRRSSVGRPSRRAAEKIVSYKEVPLNIKMRRP; encoded by the exons ATGGCGGCCGCTGCAG GggcagcggcgcgcggtggCGGTGTGATCCCGGCCGGTAAGGGTGGCAGCCTTCGGTCGCCGGGGAAACCCGTCGTGCTCGCCGACATCACCAACACCGGGAGGCCCAACCCTACTGGATCCGTCCACGCCATCGCTGACGTCCTCAAG GAGAACGCCAAGTTGCGTCATCTGCTTGCTGAGCGAAA CAAAGTCATTGAAGTCAGCAGAGTAGAGTTGCAGAAAATCCGCCTCGCACTGCAAGCCATGCAGCAGAAGAACTTGCAACTCGTGCAGGCTAATTCGCAGATGTTTGCG GAAATAAATCAAGGAAAAGATAGA ATCAAGTTATTGCAACATGAACTTGCATGCACAATAGCCGTGCTCAAAGTAAAGGGTTCTGAACTCGAG ATGAGTAAGACTTCTAACAATCAACAAAATAGAGCAAAGATATTG GAGAAAAAAACCAGGTCTTCCAAATGCGCACCAACTAAGGCTCATCAAATGGCTGCAGGTTCTATTAGAGAACATTTGGTTGAAATTCAAT CTGTGCCATCTTATACTAGCTGTCATGAGCCTCCACAGGATAAAACAAACAAGAG GTGCACAAATAGGCGGAAGTCAGAATCATGTGAAGTTACAATGGATACCAACACAGTGCAACATAGCTGCAGACCTCATGTGGAATATAATGGGTCATCGCATGATGATGATCCAAG AAAAACTCGACGGAGAAGGTCTGCCAGATTGAACCCTGGATCTTTTGAGGTCGCAGAGATCTGTGATAAATTGCATGAGGATGCTACTGTTCCTTCGGCTCCTAGTTCTAATGTTCCAAAGCTGCAGGAACCAAATGCTGGAAAAGATATG ATTTGTGGTGGCAAGATGAAGTCATTGCAAAAAGAACTTCCATGTGATGCAATAGCGCAAGTAGTAGAGGCTCCAGAACTCAAG GAGATACAAGAAGCAGGTTCCAGCGTTGCTGGAGGTGAGGCGCATAAATTTGATATTGAGGATCCAGAGCCACCAAG AAAATCAATGCGTATTGATGCAAACAAACGGAAGCTGGAATCATTTGAGAGTCGATTGGCCTCGAACAAAGAGGACTGCATCAATGCCATATGCGACTCAACTTCAAGCGTGCCAATTCAGCATGAACAAAAGAG AAAATTGTCAAGGAGAAAATCCTCAAGACTGGACCCTGGACCTTGGGAGGTCACAAATGGCACTTTTGAAATTGTCCAGGAAGATACAGTTGCCCCGTCTGCTCCTTCCAGTTCAAATGCTTTGATCGAGCAGACCAAAAATGATATGCAAAACGACCGCAGTTGCTCGACTAAACCTTCTGACGAGCAGGTGATAGGTAGAAGATCTTCAGTTGGGAGGCCCTCAAGACGGGCAGCAGAAAAGATAGTCTCCTACAAGGAGGTGCCCTTGAATATTAAGATGCGACGACCATGA
- the LOC9266998 gene encoding shugoshin-1 isoform X3, producing the protein MAAAAGAAARGGGVIPAGKGGSLRSPGKPVVLADITNTGRPNPTGSVHAIADVLKENAKLRHLLAERNKVIEVSRVELQKIRLALQAMQQKNLQLVQANSQMFAEINQGKDRIKLLQHELACTIAVLKVKGSELEMSKTSNNQQNRAKILEKKTRSSKCAPTKAHQMAAGSIREHLVEIQSVPSYTSCHEPPQDKTNKRCTNRRKSESCEVTMDTNTVQHSCRPHVEYNGSSHDDDPRKTRRRRSARLNPGSFEVAEICDKLHEDATVPSAPSSNVPKLQEPNAGKDMICGGKMKSLQKELPCDAIAQVVEAPELKKKRSMHTQKEVYLEEIQEAGSSVAGGEAHKFDIEDPEPPRKSMRIDANKRKLESFESRLASNKEDCINAICDSTSSVPIQHEQKRKLSRRKSSRLDPGPWEVTNGTFEIVQEDTVAPSAPSSSNALIEQTKNDMQNDRSCSTKPSDEQVIGRRSSVGRPSRRAAEKIVSYKEVPLNIKMRRP; encoded by the exons ATGGCGGCCGCTGCAG GggcagcggcgcgcggtggCGGTGTGATCCCGGCCGGTAAGGGTGGCAGCCTTCGGTCGCCGGGGAAACCCGTCGTGCTCGCCGACATCACCAACACCGGGAGGCCCAACCCTACTGGATCCGTCCACGCCATCGCTGACGTCCTCAAG GAGAACGCCAAGTTGCGTCATCTGCTTGCTGAGCGAAA CAAAGTCATTGAAGTCAGCAGAGTAGAGTTGCAGAAAATCCGCCTCGCACTGCAAGCCATGCAGCAGAAGAACTTGCAACTCGTGCAGGCTAATTCGCAGATGTTTGCG GAAATAAATCAAGGAAAAGATAGA ATCAAGTTATTGCAACATGAACTTGCATGCACAATAGCCGTGCTCAAAGTAAAGGGTTCTGAACTCGAG ATGAGTAAGACTTCTAACAATCAACAAAATAGAGCAAAGATATTG GAGAAAAAAACCAGGTCTTCCAAATGCGCACCAACTAAGGCTCATCAAATGGCTGCAGGTTCTATTAGAGAACATTTGGTTGAAATTCAAT CTGTGCCATCTTATACTAGCTGTCATGAGCCTCCACAGGATAAAACAAACAAGAG GTGCACAAATAGGCGGAAGTCAGAATCATGTGAAGTTACAATGGATACCAACACAGTGCAACATAGCTGCAGACCTCATGTGGAATATAATGGGTCATCGCATGATGATGATCCAAG AAAAACTCGACGGAGAAGGTCTGCCAGATTGAACCCTGGATCTTTTGAGGTCGCAGAGATCTGTGATAAATTGCATGAGGATGCTACTGTTCCTTCGGCTCCTAGTTCTAATGTTCCAAAGCTGCAGGAACCAAATGCTGGAAAAGATATG ATTTGTGGTGGCAAGATGAAGTCATTGCAAAAAGAACTTCCATGTGATGCAATAGCGCAAGTAGTAGAGGCTCCAGAACTCAAG AAAAAACGAAGTATGCACACACAAAAGGAAGTGTATCTGGAG GAGATACAAGAAGCAGGTTCCAGCGTTGCTGGAGGTGAGGCGCATAAATTTGATATTGAGGATCCAGAGCCACCAAG AAAATCAATGCGTATTGATGCAAACAAACGGAAGCTGGAATCATTTGAGAGTCGATTGGCCTCGAACAAAGAGGACTGCATCAATGCCATATGCGACTCAACTTCAAGCGTGCCAATTCAGCATGAACAAAAGAG AAAATTGTCAAGGAGAAAATCCTCAAGACTGGACCCTGGACCTTGGGAGGTCACAAATGGCACTTTTGAAATTGTCCAGGAAGATACAGTTGCCCCGTCTGCTCCTTCCAGTTCAAATGCTTTGATCGAGCAGACCAAAAATGATATGCAAAACGACCGCAGTTGCTCGACTAAACCTTCTGACGAGCAGGTGATAGGTAGAAGATCTTCAGTTGGGAGGCCCTCAAGACGGGCAGCAGAAAAGATAGTCTCCTACAAGGAGGTGCCCTTGAATATTAAGATGCGACGACCATGA
- the LOC9266998 gene encoding shugoshin-1 isoform X1 produces the protein MAAAAGAAARGGGVIPAGKGGSLRSPGKPVVLADITNTGRPNPTGSVHAIADVLKENAKLRHLLAERNKVIEVSRVELQKIRLALQAMQQKNLQLVQANSQMFAEINQGKDRIKLLQHELACTIAVLKVKGSELEKMSKTSNNQQNRAKILEKKTRSSKCAPTKAHQMAAGSIREHLVEIQSAVPSYTSCHEPPQDKTNKRCTNRRKSESCEVTMDTNTVQHSCRPHVEYNGSSHDDDPRKTRRRRSARLNPGSFEVAEICDKLHEDATVPSAPSSNVPKLQEPNAGKDMICGGKMKSLQKELPCDAIAQVVEAPELKKKRSMHTQKEVYLEEIQEAGSSVAGGEAHKFDIEDPEPPRKSMRIDANKRKLESFESRLASNKEDCINAICDSTSSVPIQHEQKRKLSRRKSSRLDPGPWEVTNGTFEIVQEDTVAPSAPSSSNALIEQTKNDMQNDRSCSTKPSDEQVIGRRSSVGRPSRRAAEKIVSYKEVPLNIKMRRP, from the exons ATGGCGGCCGCTGCAG GggcagcggcgcgcggtggCGGTGTGATCCCGGCCGGTAAGGGTGGCAGCCTTCGGTCGCCGGGGAAACCCGTCGTGCTCGCCGACATCACCAACACCGGGAGGCCCAACCCTACTGGATCCGTCCACGCCATCGCTGACGTCCTCAAG GAGAACGCCAAGTTGCGTCATCTGCTTGCTGAGCGAAA CAAAGTCATTGAAGTCAGCAGAGTAGAGTTGCAGAAAATCCGCCTCGCACTGCAAGCCATGCAGCAGAAGAACTTGCAACTCGTGCAGGCTAATTCGCAGATGTTTGCG GAAATAAATCAAGGAAAAGATAGA ATCAAGTTATTGCAACATGAACTTGCATGCACAATAGCCGTGCTCAAAGTAAAGGGTTCTGAACTCGAG AAGATGAGTAAGACTTCTAACAATCAACAAAATAGAGCAAAGATATTG GAGAAAAAAACCAGGTCTTCCAAATGCGCACCAACTAAGGCTCATCAAATGGCTGCAGGTTCTATTAGAGAACATTTGGTTGAAATTCAAT CAGCTGTGCCATCTTATACTAGCTGTCATGAGCCTCCACAGGATAAAACAAACAAGAG GTGCACAAATAGGCGGAAGTCAGAATCATGTGAAGTTACAATGGATACCAACACAGTGCAACATAGCTGCAGACCTCATGTGGAATATAATGGGTCATCGCATGATGATGATCCAAG AAAAACTCGACGGAGAAGGTCTGCCAGATTGAACCCTGGATCTTTTGAGGTCGCAGAGATCTGTGATAAATTGCATGAGGATGCTACTGTTCCTTCGGCTCCTAGTTCTAATGTTCCAAAGCTGCAGGAACCAAATGCTGGAAAAGATATG ATTTGTGGTGGCAAGATGAAGTCATTGCAAAAAGAACTTCCATGTGATGCAATAGCGCAAGTAGTAGAGGCTCCAGAACTCAAG AAAAAACGAAGTATGCACACACAAAAGGAAGTGTATCTGGAG GAGATACAAGAAGCAGGTTCCAGCGTTGCTGGAGGTGAGGCGCATAAATTTGATATTGAGGATCCAGAGCCACCAAG AAAATCAATGCGTATTGATGCAAACAAACGGAAGCTGGAATCATTTGAGAGTCGATTGGCCTCGAACAAAGAGGACTGCATCAATGCCATATGCGACTCAACTTCAAGCGTGCCAATTCAGCATGAACAAAAGAG AAAATTGTCAAGGAGAAAATCCTCAAGACTGGACCCTGGACCTTGGGAGGTCACAAATGGCACTTTTGAAATTGTCCAGGAAGATACAGTTGCCCCGTCTGCTCCTTCCAGTTCAAATGCTTTGATCGAGCAGACCAAAAATGATATGCAAAACGACCGCAGTTGCTCGACTAAACCTTCTGACGAGCAGGTGATAGGTAGAAGATCTTCAGTTGGGAGGCCCTCAAGACGGGCAGCAGAAAAGATAGTCTCCTACAAGGAGGTGCCCTTGAATATTAAGATGCGACGACCATGA
- the LOC9266998 gene encoding shugoshin-1 isoform 2 (isoform 2 is encoded by transcript variant 2) gives MAAAAGAAARGGGVIPAGKGGSLRSPGKPVVLADITNTGRPNPTGSVHAIADVLKENAKLRHLLAERNKVIEVSRVELQKIRLALQAMQQKNLQLVQANSQMFAEINQGKDRIKLLQHELACTIAVLKVKGSELEKMSKTSNNQQNRAKILEKKTRSSKCAPTKAHQMAAGSIREHLVEIQSAVPSYTSCHEPPQDKTNKRCTNRRKSESCEVTMDTNTVQHSCRPHVEYNGSSHDDDPRKTRRRRSARLNPGSFEVAEICDKLHEDATVPSAPSSNVPKLQEPNAGKDMICGGKMKSLQKELPCDAIAQVVEAPELKEIQEAGSSVAGGEAHKFDIEDPEPPRKSMRIDANKRKLESFESRLASNKEDCINAICDSTSSVPIQHEQKRKLSRRKSSRLDPGPWEVTNGTFEIVQEDTVAPSAPSSSNALIEQTKNDMQNDRSCSTKPSDEQVIGRRSSVGRPSRRAAEKIVSYKEVPLNIKMRRP, from the exons ATGGCGGCCGCTGCAG GggcagcggcgcgcggtggCGGTGTGATCCCGGCCGGTAAGGGTGGCAGCCTTCGGTCGCCGGGGAAACCCGTCGTGCTCGCCGACATCACCAACACCGGGAGGCCCAACCCTACTGGATCCGTCCACGCCATCGCTGACGTCCTCAAG GAGAACGCCAAGTTGCGTCATCTGCTTGCTGAGCGAAA CAAAGTCATTGAAGTCAGCAGAGTAGAGTTGCAGAAAATCCGCCTCGCACTGCAAGCCATGCAGCAGAAGAACTTGCAACTCGTGCAGGCTAATTCGCAGATGTTTGCG GAAATAAATCAAGGAAAAGATAGA ATCAAGTTATTGCAACATGAACTTGCATGCACAATAGCCGTGCTCAAAGTAAAGGGTTCTGAACTCGAG AAGATGAGTAAGACTTCTAACAATCAACAAAATAGAGCAAAGATATTG GAGAAAAAAACCAGGTCTTCCAAATGCGCACCAACTAAGGCTCATCAAATGGCTGCAGGTTCTATTAGAGAACATTTGGTTGAAATTCAAT CAGCTGTGCCATCTTATACTAGCTGTCATGAGCCTCCACAGGATAAAACAAACAAGAG GTGCACAAATAGGCGGAAGTCAGAATCATGTGAAGTTACAATGGATACCAACACAGTGCAACATAGCTGCAGACCTCATGTGGAATATAATGGGTCATCGCATGATGATGATCCAAG AAAAACTCGACGGAGAAGGTCTGCCAGATTGAACCCTGGATCTTTTGAGGTCGCAGAGATCTGTGATAAATTGCATGAGGATGCTACTGTTCCTTCGGCTCCTAGTTCTAATGTTCCAAAGCTGCAGGAACCAAATGCTGGAAAAGATATG ATTTGTGGTGGCAAGATGAAGTCATTGCAAAAAGAACTTCCATGTGATGCAATAGCGCAAGTAGTAGAGGCTCCAGAACTCAAG GAGATACAAGAAGCAGGTTCCAGCGTTGCTGGAGGTGAGGCGCATAAATTTGATATTGAGGATCCAGAGCCACCAAG AAAATCAATGCGTATTGATGCAAACAAACGGAAGCTGGAATCATTTGAGAGTCGATTGGCCTCGAACAAAGAGGACTGCATCAATGCCATATGCGACTCAACTTCAAGCGTGCCAATTCAGCATGAACAAAAGAG AAAATTGTCAAGGAGAAAATCCTCAAGACTGGACCCTGGACCTTGGGAGGTCACAAATGGCACTTTTGAAATTGTCCAGGAAGATACAGTTGCCCCGTCTGCTCCTTCCAGTTCAAATGCTTTGATCGAGCAGACCAAAAATGATATGCAAAACGACCGCAGTTGCTCGACTAAACCTTCTGACGAGCAGGTGATAGGTAGAAGATCTTCAGTTGGGAGGCCCTCAAGACGGGCAGCAGAAAAGATAGTCTCCTACAAGGAGGTGCCCTTGAATATTAAGATGCGACGACCATGA
- the LOC9266998 gene encoding shugoshin-1 isoform X2 — protein MAAAAGAAARGGGVIPAGKGGSLRSPGKPVVLADITNTGRPNPTGSVHAIADVLKENAKLRHLLAERNKVIEVSRVELQKIRLALQAMQQKNLQLVQANSQMFAEINQGKDRIKLLQHELACTIAVLKVKGSELEMSKTSNNQQNRAKILEKKTRSSKCAPTKAHQMAAGSIREHLVEIQSAVPSYTSCHEPPQDKTNKRCTNRRKSESCEVTMDTNTVQHSCRPHVEYNGSSHDDDPRKTRRRRSARLNPGSFEVAEICDKLHEDATVPSAPSSNVPKLQEPNAGKDMICGGKMKSLQKELPCDAIAQVVEAPELKKKRSMHTQKEVYLEEIQEAGSSVAGGEAHKFDIEDPEPPRKSMRIDANKRKLESFESRLASNKEDCINAICDSTSSVPIQHEQKRKLSRRKSSRLDPGPWEVTNGTFEIVQEDTVAPSAPSSSNALIEQTKNDMQNDRSCSTKPSDEQVIGRRSSVGRPSRRAAEKIVSYKEVPLNIKMRRP, from the exons ATGGCGGCCGCTGCAG GggcagcggcgcgcggtggCGGTGTGATCCCGGCCGGTAAGGGTGGCAGCCTTCGGTCGCCGGGGAAACCCGTCGTGCTCGCCGACATCACCAACACCGGGAGGCCCAACCCTACTGGATCCGTCCACGCCATCGCTGACGTCCTCAAG GAGAACGCCAAGTTGCGTCATCTGCTTGCTGAGCGAAA CAAAGTCATTGAAGTCAGCAGAGTAGAGTTGCAGAAAATCCGCCTCGCACTGCAAGCCATGCAGCAGAAGAACTTGCAACTCGTGCAGGCTAATTCGCAGATGTTTGCG GAAATAAATCAAGGAAAAGATAGA ATCAAGTTATTGCAACATGAACTTGCATGCACAATAGCCGTGCTCAAAGTAAAGGGTTCTGAACTCGAG ATGAGTAAGACTTCTAACAATCAACAAAATAGAGCAAAGATATTG GAGAAAAAAACCAGGTCTTCCAAATGCGCACCAACTAAGGCTCATCAAATGGCTGCAGGTTCTATTAGAGAACATTTGGTTGAAATTCAAT CAGCTGTGCCATCTTATACTAGCTGTCATGAGCCTCCACAGGATAAAACAAACAAGAG GTGCACAAATAGGCGGAAGTCAGAATCATGTGAAGTTACAATGGATACCAACACAGTGCAACATAGCTGCAGACCTCATGTGGAATATAATGGGTCATCGCATGATGATGATCCAAG AAAAACTCGACGGAGAAGGTCTGCCAGATTGAACCCTGGATCTTTTGAGGTCGCAGAGATCTGTGATAAATTGCATGAGGATGCTACTGTTCCTTCGGCTCCTAGTTCTAATGTTCCAAAGCTGCAGGAACCAAATGCTGGAAAAGATATG ATTTGTGGTGGCAAGATGAAGTCATTGCAAAAAGAACTTCCATGTGATGCAATAGCGCAAGTAGTAGAGGCTCCAGAACTCAAG AAAAAACGAAGTATGCACACACAAAAGGAAGTGTATCTGGAG GAGATACAAGAAGCAGGTTCCAGCGTTGCTGGAGGTGAGGCGCATAAATTTGATATTGAGGATCCAGAGCCACCAAG AAAATCAATGCGTATTGATGCAAACAAACGGAAGCTGGAATCATTTGAGAGTCGATTGGCCTCGAACAAAGAGGACTGCATCAATGCCATATGCGACTCAACTTCAAGCGTGCCAATTCAGCATGAACAAAAGAG AAAATTGTCAAGGAGAAAATCCTCAAGACTGGACCCTGGACCTTGGGAGGTCACAAATGGCACTTTTGAAATTGTCCAGGAAGATACAGTTGCCCCGTCTGCTCCTTCCAGTTCAAATGCTTTGATCGAGCAGACCAAAAATGATATGCAAAACGACCGCAGTTGCTCGACTAAACCTTCTGACGAGCAGGTGATAGGTAGAAGATCTTCAGTTGGGAGGCCCTCAAGACGGGCAGCAGAAAAGATAGTCTCCTACAAGGAGGTGCCCTTGAATATTAAGATGCGACGACCATGA